One segment of Cardiocondyla obscurior isolate alpha-2009 linkage group LG15, Cobs3.1, whole genome shotgun sequence DNA contains the following:
- the LOC139108624 gene encoding solute carrier family 35 member F5 isoform X2 has translation MSCSVELRQRRQQAMTEDPHKLAAMMNKSQRLVLGLLVLLLVDIIWVSSSELTKYIYKDEAFEKPFFNTYVRTSMFTLYLLGLCFWPPWREQCNKPATYMFIDPNVEDDNFYSEANTSLSDSTFVPIKTPDHCDHSSGTESDDSSIRSVRFSKLAEVRHMSESYATEALLARLSYQASVRAGEHARRQANKFSVQKVAKIALMFCLFWFMANYMYQISLEQTQARVVTVLTSTSSLFTLFLAASFPSNGGDKFSLSKLAAVIVSIFGLVLVGISDFNIESNNMSTGIILALVSAFFYAAYIVFLKRKVDHEDKMDIPMFFGFVGIFNLTLLWPLFFILHYGHWEEFEWPNSHQWTFLIINGLIGTVLSEVLWLWGCFLTSSLVATMAVSLTMPMSMIADVLLKKVEYPCIFYLGSIPMLLAFLTVSLLSYYDNWDPVMDLIKRDFLWICRKNNRIPDFEAEQTESLIGIDSGDHEA, from the exons ATGAGCTGTTCAGTCGAATTACGCCAACGGAGGCAACAAGCAATGACGGAGGATCCTCATAAACTTGCAGCAATGATGAATAAATCTCAAAGACTTGTATTGGGACTTTTAGTTCTATTGCTCGTCGATATAATATGGGTTTCCAGTTCTGAGCTTACCAAA tacATTTATAAGGATGAAGCATTTGAAAagccattttttaatacatatgtaAGAACATCTATGTTTACACTATATTTACTTGGCCTGTGCTTTTGGCCACCTTGGCGGGAACAATGTAATAAACCTGCAACATATATG tttaTAGATCCCAATGTTGAagatgataatttttattcggagGCTAATACAAGTCTA agtGATTCAACATTTGTTCCAATAAAAACTCCAGATCATTGTGATCATTCATCTGGTACAGAAAGTGACGATTCATCTATCCGTTCTGTAAGATTCAGTAAACTGGCTGAAGTACGCCACATGTCAGAAAGTTATGCTACTGAAGCTTTATTGGCACGACTTAGTTATCAAGCCAGCGTTAGAGCTGGAGAACACGCGAGGCGACAGGCTAACAAATTCTCTGTACAAAAAGTAGCTAAAATAGCTCTTATGTTCTGCTTGTTT tggttTATGGCTAATTACATGTACCAGATATCATTGGAGCAAACTCAAGCCAGAGTCGTTACTGTATTGACTTCGACGTCGAGTCTATTCACTTTATTTCTCGCTGCCTCTTTTCCTAGTAATGGAGGTGACAAATTTTCACTGTCCAAATTAGCTGCTGTGATAGTTAGCATTTTTGGACTG gTATTAGTCGGTATTTCggattttaatatagaaagtAATAACATGTCAACAGGCATAATATTAGCTCTAGTCAGTGCTTTTTTCTATGCTgcatatattgtatttttaaaaagaaaagtagatCATGAAGACAAAATGGATATACCAATGTTTTTTGGCTTTGTTGGAATATTCAATTTAACACTTTTGTGGCctttattctttattcttcATTATGGTCATTGGGAAGAATTTGAATGGCCCAATAGCCATCAATGGACATTCCTAATTATAAATGGTCTAATTGGCACCGTTCTCAGCGAAGTTCTTTGGCTATG gGGCTGTTTTCTGACATCATCTCTTGTAGCAACAATGGCCGTAAGTTTAACAATGCCCATGTCAATGATAGCCGATGTTCTTTTAAAGAAAGTTGAATATCCCTGTATTTTCTACTTGGGAAGTATTCCAATGCTTTTGGCATTTCTGACAGTATCTCTTTTATCTTATTATGACAATTGGGATCCTGTTatggatttaataaaaagggATTTTCTTTGGATATGCAGAAAAAATAACAG AATTCCAGATTTTGAAGCGGAGCAAACAGAGTCTTTAATAGGAATAGACAGTGGCGATCATGAAGCTTAA
- the LOC139108624 gene encoding solute carrier family 35 member F5 isoform X1, translating into MSCSVELRQRRQQAMTEDPHKLAAMMNKSQRLVLGLLVLLLVDIIWVSSSELTKYIYKDEAFEKPFFNTYVRTSMFTLYLLGLCFWPPWREQCNKPATYMFIDPNVEDDNFYSEANTSLSDSTFVPIKTPDHCDHSSGTESDDSSIRSVRFSKLAEVRHMSESYATEALLARLSYQASVRAGEHARRQANKFSVQKVAKIALMFCLFWFMANYMYQISLEQTQARVVTVLTSTSSLFTLFLAASFPSNGGDKFSLSKLAAVIVSIFGLVLVGISDFNIESNNMSTGIILALVSAFFYAAYIVFLKRKVDHEDKMDIPMFFGFVGIFNLTLLWPLFFILHYGHWEEFEWPNSHQWTFLIINGLIGTVLSEVLWLWGCFLTSSLVATMAVSLTMPMSMIADVLLKKVEYPCIFYLGSIPMLLAFLTVSLLSYYDNWDPVMDLIKRDFLWICRKNNRSARIPDFEAEQTESLIGIDSGDHEA; encoded by the exons ATGAGCTGTTCAGTCGAATTACGCCAACGGAGGCAACAAGCAATGACGGAGGATCCTCATAAACTTGCAGCAATGATGAATAAATCTCAAAGACTTGTATTGGGACTTTTAGTTCTATTGCTCGTCGATATAATATGGGTTTCCAGTTCTGAGCTTACCAAA tacATTTATAAGGATGAAGCATTTGAAAagccattttttaatacatatgtaAGAACATCTATGTTTACACTATATTTACTTGGCCTGTGCTTTTGGCCACCTTGGCGGGAACAATGTAATAAACCTGCAACATATATG tttaTAGATCCCAATGTTGAagatgataatttttattcggagGCTAATACAAGTCTA agtGATTCAACATTTGTTCCAATAAAAACTCCAGATCATTGTGATCATTCATCTGGTACAGAAAGTGACGATTCATCTATCCGTTCTGTAAGATTCAGTAAACTGGCTGAAGTACGCCACATGTCAGAAAGTTATGCTACTGAAGCTTTATTGGCACGACTTAGTTATCAAGCCAGCGTTAGAGCTGGAGAACACGCGAGGCGACAGGCTAACAAATTCTCTGTACAAAAAGTAGCTAAAATAGCTCTTATGTTCTGCTTGTTT tggttTATGGCTAATTACATGTACCAGATATCATTGGAGCAAACTCAAGCCAGAGTCGTTACTGTATTGACTTCGACGTCGAGTCTATTCACTTTATTTCTCGCTGCCTCTTTTCCTAGTAATGGAGGTGACAAATTTTCACTGTCCAAATTAGCTGCTGTGATAGTTAGCATTTTTGGACTG gTATTAGTCGGTATTTCggattttaatatagaaagtAATAACATGTCAACAGGCATAATATTAGCTCTAGTCAGTGCTTTTTTCTATGCTgcatatattgtatttttaaaaagaaaagtagatCATGAAGACAAAATGGATATACCAATGTTTTTTGGCTTTGTTGGAATATTCAATTTAACACTTTTGTGGCctttattctttattcttcATTATGGTCATTGGGAAGAATTTGAATGGCCCAATAGCCATCAATGGACATTCCTAATTATAAATGGTCTAATTGGCACCGTTCTCAGCGAAGTTCTTTGGCTATG gGGCTGTTTTCTGACATCATCTCTTGTAGCAACAATGGCCGTAAGTTTAACAATGCCCATGTCAATGATAGCCGATGTTCTTTTAAAGAAAGTTGAATATCCCTGTATTTTCTACTTGGGAAGTATTCCAATGCTTTTGGCATTTCTGACAGTATCTCTTTTATCTTATTATGACAATTGGGATCCTGTTatggatttaataaaaagggATTTTCTTTGGATATGCAGAAAAAATAACAGGTCTGCAAG AATTCCAGATTTTGAAGCGGAGCAAACAGAGTCTTTAATAGGAATAGACAGTGGCGATCATGAAGCTTAA
- the Bbs4 gene encoding BBSome complex member BBS4: MANDVLSNGRLQENTFVQRTRNDRGKQAPDIPAVESRNWLLHRHYTRHEYSACKLLIEQELVKSDGHEYANYLKGLILRKEGKIQDSLDCFQTAYNVNSTNVDNIKQIAKSLLIMGSHRRAIDAYMEAEKISFLPDWEIYHGLGESHVKLNQLQEGKKYLKRATEITKNELPNIDLAKLYLLEDMIPEAKNAYTTALNGNPQSIDAAIDLGLLYLKIGDSQRAFQQFGAALAHSPNCVKAILPMAYVMQNHREYDVALSKYKVAAQTIPESSILWNNIGMCLYAKQKYVAAISSLKRAHYLSPLSCIPSCNLGIVFLTTGQPASAAIYLCAAVSAEPKNSMPYLLLGLALKRLDDLEGAERSLTKAHALAPQDPLILINYAVILDARGKQANAIEILTALNDIMAIVEVDTQISQMAKKLSKRLQRENTESNINQTSTEQYEENRQLSADEV, encoded by the exons ATGGCAAATGACGTTCTAAGTAACGGTCGTTTACAAGAAAATACATTCGTACAACGAACGAGAAACGATAGAGGCAAGCAAG CACCAGACATACCAGCGGTAGAAAGTCGGAATTGGTTGTTACATCGGCATTACACGAGACACGAATATAGCGCTTGCAAGCTACTCATCGAGCAGGAATTGGTAAAATCCGACGGTCATGAATACGCGAATTATTTGAAG gGATTAATTCTTAGAAAAGAAGGTAAAATTCAGGATTCACTGGATTGCTTCCAAACTGCATATAATGTAAATTCGACAAATGTCGATAATATTAAACAGATAGCAAAATCATT attaataatGGGCAGTCACAGACGCGCGATAGATGCATACATGGAAGCTGAAAAGATATCGTTTTTACCAGACTGGGAAATATATCACGGCCTTG gCGAGTCTCATGTGAAATTGAATCAGTTACAAGAGGGtaaaaaatacttgaaaaGAGCAACAGAAATAACTAAAAATGAGTTGCCTAATATCGATCTCGCTAAACTCTATCTTTTAGAAGATATGATTCCAGAAGCTAAAAACGCTTATACTACAGCTTTAAA TGGAAATCCTCAGAGCATTGATGCAGCGATAGATTTGGGTCTTTTGTATCTCAAAATAGGAGATTCGCAACGAGCATTTCAACAATTTGGAGCAGCTTTAGCTCATTCACCTAATTGCGTCAAAGCAATTTTACCTATGGCTTATGTAATGCAA AATCATCGAGAGTATGATGTAGCTTTATCGAAATACAAAGTTGCAGCACAAACTATTCCAGAGTCTTCAATCCTTTGGAATAACATCGGAATGTGTCTCTATGCAAAGCAAAAATACGTTGCT GCTATTAGTTCGTTGAAGCGAGCGCATTATTTAAGCCCCCTGTCTTGCATTCCATCGTGCAACCTGGGAATTGTTTTTCTCACCACCGGACAGCCTGCATCGGCCGCAATTTATTTATGCGCTGCAGTCAGCGCTGAACCAAAAAATTCTATGCCGTATCTGTTATTAGGCT tggCCTTAAAACGTTTGGATGATCTGGAAGGTGCCGAAAGATCATTGACGAAAGCACACGCATTAGCTCCTCAAGAtccgttaatattaattaattatgcagtAATACTTGATGCTCGTGGTAAACAAGCTAATgctattgaaattttaacagcGTTGAATGACATTATGGCTATCGTTGAGGTTGATACacag ATATCGCAAAtggcaaaaaaattatcaaaaaggTTACAACGCGAAAATACAGAATCGAATATTAATCAAACGTCTACAGAGCAATATGAGGAAAATCGACAATTAAGCGCCGACGAAGTTTAA
- the LOC139108377 gene encoding uncharacterized protein has translation MMVHQFALVILSVPLNTVSIIGDCRWDNAIKFWSNVICSLKDIKIVNFHNVLESGGSSIFLEQCFQIFVHDIAHKCETTIVSRIYTFRETESLASFTKDVSYSEKRGRFVKRSAIWKILASDNAISSRVKLPLSSTGENIRIRSDTTLDRNMWNVHVILAKDVHSFDRITKDDTTFEWNSHDRFVVLIVHYPEDRRLSNESNSRIDDILKTLWFKYKVQKVFVSEAALANDTVRINRIIRTFNPFAKVNDSTSVWGKIEIINAKTTEEASNVLSQLVHRRTKDMHGYELKVGYFNRNQTRAEPIRVRSSTRYNYAEVFKGFDELMLKTIARNMNFQTELINPTDNESYGYQLANGTYIGAIGDVVNGRTDICFVSYFIKKYTTNLKEDVDFTVYMDFDKLCVVVPKAPKIPKGIRIYHFFPLSIWICSMLTHVFTYLIWYFLQEFTPGRTGKKSFRATIYRSFLLNAGCPQKLPSTNGERILLSGILLANVTLVGIFGGILYNSFAHDMYYPDIDSLQELDASGLPIILTSASLVDLFDDDNENKDKDVDSVILTQSLRKKMQFGKNAVSSVAYYRNISTFVRKSYFPIVTEELIDADGGPLLHLVKECPGKFYLSYLLPKNSILNEKINGLISRMNQAGLPSLWSQHIVHAFIIRRGSLAKQKIIQNRKKMNDFVPFNLSDMQSSFYMLLIGLLISTIVFFCEKGWLKTPLLYVKKPNYK, from the exons ATG ATGGTTCATCAATTTGCTCTCGTGATACTGTCTGTTCCACTGAATACAGTATCTATCATCGGCGATTGCCGATGGGATAATGCTATAAAATTTTGGAGTAACGTCATTTGCTCCCTAAAggatattaaaattgtcaatTTTCACAATGTACTCGAAAGTGGCGGAAGTTCTATCTTTCTTGAGCAATGCTTTCAGATTTTTGTACATGATATCGCCCACAAGTGCGAGACGACGATCGTATCGAGAATATATACGTTTCGTGAAACGGAAAGTCTCGCATCTTTCACGAAAGATGTGAGTTATAGCGAGAAAAGGGGCAGATTTGTAAAGCGGTCAGCGATTTGGAAGATTCTTGCGTCCGATAACGCGATTTCTTCTCGAGTAAAGCTGCCGTTGTCGTCAACAGGTGAAAATATTCGAATACGAAGTGACACAACCCTTGACCGAAATATGTGGAACGTTCATGTAATTCTCGCAAAAGATGTACATTCTTTTGATCGAATTACGAAGGATGATACTACATTCGAATGGAATTCGCACGATCGATTTGTTGTGTTGATCGTGCATTACCCAGAAGATCGCAGATTGTCGAACGAATCTAATTCGAGGATCGATGATATTTTAAAGACGCTATGGTTTAAATATAAAGTGCAAAAGGTTTTCGTTTCAGAAGCTGCTCTCGCGAATGATACTGTTCgaattaatcgaattattCGCACTTTTAACCCGTTCGCCAAAGTCAACGATTCTACTTCGG TATGGGGAAAGAtcgaaattataaatgcaaaGACGACGGAAGAAGCGTCGAACGTATTGTCGCAATTGGTACATCGCCGTACGAAAGATATGCATGGATATGAATTAAAAGTCGGGTATTTCAACCGAAATCAAACTCGTGCAGAACCGATAAGAGTTAGGTCCAGCACACGTTACAATTATGCCGAAGTCTTTAAAGGGTTCGACGAGTTAATGCTGAAAACTATAGCTCGAAACATGAATTTTCAAACGGAGCTAATTAATCCGACGGATAATGAATCATACGGTTATCAATTGGCCAACGGGACGTACATCGGTGCTATAG GCGACGTAGTGAACGGTAGAACGGACATCTGCTTCGTGTCTTACTTCATAAAGAAATACACCACGAATCTGAAAGAAGACGTAGATTTCACCGTGTACATGGACTTTGACAAATTATGCGTGGTGGTGCCCAAAGCACCCAAGATACCTAAAGGAATTCGAATATATCATTTCTTTCCGCTCTCAATTTGGATCTGTTCGATGCTGACACACGTTTTCACCTATCTAATATGGTATTTTTTACAAGAATTCACTCCAGGAAG gACAGGAAAGAAAAGTTTCCGTGCAACGATCTATCGTTCATTTCTACTTAACGCTGGCTGCCCTCAAAAGTTACCAAGCACAAACGgagaaagaatattattatcggGCATTCTTCTTGCTAACGTTACTTTAGTTGGGATCTTCGGCGGTATTTTATACAACAGTTTCGCGCACGATATGTATTATCCAGACATCGATAGTCTTCAAGAACTCGACGCTTCGGGATTACCGATCATCTTGACTTCCGCCAGCCTAGTCGATCTTTTCGATGATGATAacgaaaataaagataaagatgTCGATTCGGTAATACTCACGCAAAGCTTGCGGAAAAAGATGCAGTTTGGTAAAAATGCCGTAAGCAGCGTCGCTTATTATCGTAACATTTCAACATTCGTTAGGAAAAGTTATTTTCCCATTGTCACCGAGGAATTAATTGATGCGGATGGTGGGCCGCTGCTTCACCTTGTTAAAGAATGTCCAG GTAAATTCTACTTGTCGTATTTATTGCCCAAGAACTcgattttaaacgaaaaaattaatggattGATTAGTCGAATGAATCAGGCTGGATTACCATCGTTATGGAGTCAACACATTGTTCACGCTTTTATTATTCGAAGGGGATCATTGgctaaacaaaaaataattcaaaatagaaagaaaatgaacgACTTCGTACCGTTTAATTTATCTGATATGCAATCATCTTTTTATATGTTACTGATAGGATTGTTGATATCAACAATAGTTTTTTTCTGCGAGAAGGGTTGGTTGAAAACACCATTGCTATACGTTAAAAAACCAAACT acaAGTGA
- the LOC139108618 gene encoding uncharacterized protein — MSSAIPFYLLISLLMLTTTKTSISKANDIAIQKKYMPRLPESENLRIILHYVRKMENEKFYSSIFSLVSSDDESSIIFVDFLSKYVASEYIVSYKITTSDFSRMYTWQNHVGLTWIFIVGDTSTLNWFVHEQSHIWKATNQYIIIVTNPNMTWPREIFPTVWKMYGVYRIVIVSTKDDFRCLRRYLPFEKIRRNEYGAVHKICLTGREDNTELYVNIENLNGYPIRVVVFPSVTMEIAFYEDATRPKFNGVDANAMLLLERAMGARFHINVFRMINSINGDYEDPFHRTLQYIENGEAELIVNSFFVHQYKEYEKYEFTATIYEDKLCLIAPTAGFVPKSYMPIMSFAPDLWVALAMYNILVSIVWFLIKYYSVSFRQRKAVVIPLERITESSFATSHRRRFANLFPGIHPYVLSCFDLVETWCYPLKENSGSASTTTTTAQRAFLIGTLFFGLIVTGLYQSCLMSSLSDPFHYPELKTLEDVASSNLTLITKYYNVKESTFTGNTTLDNKLHSKTQLFVAKERTYDAVAFDRKTIAISRYASVKLTDMSKYYDIDGNELLHIVEEYPTTYLLSYVMRIYSPYRERINGLLLRMQEAGLVRLWYERMAHPFYVAEQKRRADKRERKIRLTMEHYSFTFIGLAFGLFSCVVVFLAELYLAKISSRLVFSSSFNQ, encoded by the coding sequence ATGTCATCGGCAAtaccgttttatttattaatatcgttgtTAATGTTAACAACAACCAAGACTTCAATAAGCAAAGCGAACGATATCGCTATACAGAAGAAATATATGCCGAGATTGCCAGAAAGTGAAaatttgagaattattttgcattacgttcgaaagatggaaaatgaaaaattctattcgtcgatattttctctcgtttcttccGACGACGAATCGTCGATCATTTTCGTAGACTTTTTATCTAAGTACGTGGCGAGCGAATATATCGTCAGTTATAAAATAACGACGAGCGACTTTTCACGAATGTACACGTGGCAGAATCACGTTGGCCTTACATGGATTTTCATTGTCGGTGATACGAGTACATTAAATTGGTTTGTACACGAGCAAAGCCACATCTGGAAAGCTACTAATCAATACATAATAATCGTCACTAATCCGAATATGACTTGGCCACGGGAAATTTTTCCAACAGTTTGGAAAATGTACGGTGTCTACAGAATCGTTATTGTTTCGACAAAAGATGACTTTCGGTGTTTGAGAAGATATCTGCCATTTGAGAAAATTCGGCGAAATGAATACGGCGCCGTGCATAAGATCTGTTTAACGGGCCGGGAAGATAACACCGAGCTGTACGTCAATATTGAAAACTTGAACGGGTATCCCATACGCGTGGTCGTTTTTCCATCCGTAACGATGGAAATTGCATTCTACGAGGACGCGACAAGACCGAAGTTTAACGGAGTTGACGCGAACGCGATGCTGTTGTTGGAACGAGCGATGGGAGCTCGATTTCATATTAACGTTTTCCGTATGATTAATTCCATTAACGGAGATTACGAAGATCCATTTCATCGTACCCTTCAATATATCGAGAACGGCGAGGCGGAGCTAATCGTCAACAGTTTCTTCGTTCATCAGTATAAAGAGTACGAAAAGTACGAATTTACGGCAACCATTTACGAGGACAAATTGTGTTTAATCGCGCCTACGGCCGGTTTCGTCCCGAAATCATACATGCCAATAATGTCATTCGCACCCGATCTGTGGGTGGCTCTCGCGATGTACAACATCCTCGTGTCCATCGTATGGTTCCTTATCAAGTACTACAGCGTATCATTTCGTCAACGAAAGGCCGTTGTCATTCCTCTAGAAAGAATAACCGAGTCTTCGTTCGCTACTTCACACCGGCGACGATtcgcaaatttatttccgGGTATACATCCTTACGTCCTGTCATGTTTCGACCTCGTGGAAACTTGGTGCTATCCATTAAAGGAGAACAGTGGAAGCGCGAGCACGACCACCACGACCGCTCAGAGAGCCTTTTTAATCGGTACGCTTTTCTTCGGACTCATCGTTACCGGGCTCTATCAAAGTTGCCTCATGTCCAGCTTGAGCGATCCCTTTCATTATCCTGAACTCAAAACTTTAGAGGATGTCGCTTCGTCAAATCTCACTCTCATTACCAAGTACTACAATGTGAAAGAGAGCACGTTCACGGGGAATACCACGCTGGATAATAAATTGCATAGTAAGACTCAACTATTTGTCGCTAAAGAGCGTACTTACGACGCCGTGGCTTTTGATAGGAAAACAATCGCTATCAGTCGTTACGCGTCGGTCAAACTGACCGACATGTCCAAATACTACGACATAGACGGCAATGAATTACTTCACATCGTCGAGGAATATCCGACCACTTATCTCTTGTCCTACGTAATGAGAATTTACTCGCCATATAGAGAGAGAATCAACGGATTACTGCTACGAATGCAGGAAGCTGGTCTCGTTCGTTTGTGGTACGAGCGCATGGCTCACCCGTTCTACGTTGCTGAGCAAAAACGAAGGGCGgacaaaagagagagaaaaattagaCTGACTATGGAGCATTACTCCTTCACTTTCATCGGACTTGCGTTCGGTTTATTCTCCTGCGTCGTTGTGTTTCTCGCGGAATTATACTTGGCCAAAATTTCAAGTCGTCTCGTTTTCTCGTCTTCGTTTAATCAATGA
- the LOC139108630 gene encoding uncharacterized protein isoform X1 gives MASWRNALLATILIAIYLDDVSSIVANTAAVVWNPKSRYLDNYNLDKGPVFYEAYYPEIQDTHRNKGYFGQNAVLETSFQVPLKHFAYSDETADQSNNESFADVDNEKTLPKEQQKAIAFRRNYINPITRQLIPFRNKNSIDSDTDKSWQATNYEGISKLVKRAIFRDLENWNALEKYLNQPELRINSREIHENLEGDSYTFPASLELEGSAKQSSSPRLPRELNIQNGDQQRPVYFVGVDANGSIMTKVDETQRTSVDTSSPSDIVSELVPSENIFQPRPQLIKYMFFKRPMFPRLDEQNEKMTETSSPQTYHSLIREKNTNDQDKQVEENVKVTSIEISKLPRHKTRHHHDKWPKRDYSNNRHRSPPTHNSTVS, from the exons ATGGCTTCTTGGAGAAATGCATTATTAGCAACGATTTTAATCGCTATTTATTTAG ATGATGTGTCGTCAATCGTCGCTAACACCGCTGCTGTCGTATGGAATCCGAAGTCTAG GtatttagataattataaCTTGGATAAGGGACCAGTGTTCTACGAAGCATACTATCCAGAGATCCAAGACACTCATCGGAACAAAGGCTACTTTGGTCAAAATGCAGTATTAGAAACAAGTTTTCAGGTGCCTTTAAAACACTTCGCGTATTCGGATGAAACTGCAGATCAGTCGAATAACGAATCGTTTGCAGATGTGGATAACGAGAAAACTTTACCAAAAGAACAACAGAAAGCGATTGCATTTCGACGCAATTATATCAACCCAATTACGAGACAACTCATACCTTTCCGTAACAAAAATTCAATAGATTCTGACACAGATAAAAGCTGGCAAGCTACAAATTACGAAGGAATTTCGAAGCTCGTTAAAAGAGCAATTTTCCGCGATTTAGAGAATTGGAACGCTCTTGAAAAATATCTCAATCAGCCCGAGCTAAGAATAAATTCTAGAGAAATTCACGAAAATCTAGAAGGCGACAGTTATACATTTCCAGCAAGCCTTGAGCTTGAAGGTTCGGCAAAACAATCGTCGTCGCCTAGACTGCCTAGAGAATTGAATATACAAAATGGTGATCAACAACGACCTGTATATTTTGTGGGAGTCGATGCAAATGGAAGCATAATGACAAAAGTCGACGAAACGCAACGAACTAGTGTCGACACATCATCGCCAAGCGATATCGTTTCCGAGTTGGTACcttcagaaaatattttccaacCGCGACCtcaattaatcaaatatatgtttttcaaGAGACCAATGTTTCCGCGCCTCGACGAGCAAAACGAGAAGATGACCGAAACGTCTTCACCACAGACTTATCACAGTCttattcgtgaaaaaaatacgaacgATCAGGATAAACAAGTAGAAGAAAATGTTAAAGTTACTTCTATCGAAATAAGCAAATTACCGCGACATAAAACGCGTCATCATCATGACAAATGGCCTAAACGAGATTATTCTAATAATCGTCATCGTTCACCACCAACTCATAATTCGACTGTCTCGTAA
- the LOC139108630 gene encoding uncharacterized protein isoform X2 — translation MYIKYLDNYNLDKGPVFYEAYYPEIQDTHRNKGYFGQNAVLETSFQVPLKHFAYSDETADQSNNESFADVDNEKTLPKEQQKAIAFRRNYINPITRQLIPFRNKNSIDSDTDKSWQATNYEGISKLVKRAIFRDLENWNALEKYLNQPELRINSREIHENLEGDSYTFPASLELEGSAKQSSSPRLPRELNIQNGDQQRPVYFVGVDANGSIMTKVDETQRTSVDTSSPSDIVSELVPSENIFQPRPQLIKYMFFKRPMFPRLDEQNEKMTETSSPQTYHSLIREKNTNDQDKQVEENVKVTSIEISKLPRHKTRHHHDKWPKRDYSNNRHRSPPTHNSTVS, via the exons ATGTATATCAA GtatttagataattataaCTTGGATAAGGGACCAGTGTTCTACGAAGCATACTATCCAGAGATCCAAGACACTCATCGGAACAAAGGCTACTTTGGTCAAAATGCAGTATTAGAAACAAGTTTTCAGGTGCCTTTAAAACACTTCGCGTATTCGGATGAAACTGCAGATCAGTCGAATAACGAATCGTTTGCAGATGTGGATAACGAGAAAACTTTACCAAAAGAACAACAGAAAGCGATTGCATTTCGACGCAATTATATCAACCCAATTACGAGACAACTCATACCTTTCCGTAACAAAAATTCAATAGATTCTGACACAGATAAAAGCTGGCAAGCTACAAATTACGAAGGAATTTCGAAGCTCGTTAAAAGAGCAATTTTCCGCGATTTAGAGAATTGGAACGCTCTTGAAAAATATCTCAATCAGCCCGAGCTAAGAATAAATTCTAGAGAAATTCACGAAAATCTAGAAGGCGACAGTTATACATTTCCAGCAAGCCTTGAGCTTGAAGGTTCGGCAAAACAATCGTCGTCGCCTAGACTGCCTAGAGAATTGAATATACAAAATGGTGATCAACAACGACCTGTATATTTTGTGGGAGTCGATGCAAATGGAAGCATAATGACAAAAGTCGACGAAACGCAACGAACTAGTGTCGACACATCATCGCCAAGCGATATCGTTTCCGAGTTGGTACcttcagaaaatattttccaacCGCGACCtcaattaatcaaatatatgtttttcaaGAGACCAATGTTTCCGCGCCTCGACGAGCAAAACGAGAAGATGACCGAAACGTCTTCACCACAGACTTATCACAGTCttattcgtgaaaaaaatacgaacgATCAGGATAAACAAGTAGAAGAAAATGTTAAAGTTACTTCTATCGAAATAAGCAAATTACCGCGACATAAAACGCGTCATCATCATGACAAATGGCCTAAACGAGATTATTCTAATAATCGTCATCGTTCACCACCAACTCATAATTCGACTGTCTCGTAA